The nucleotide window TGGAAAAAGTTCCCTACGCATTAGTAATTGGGGATCAGGAAGTTAAGGATAAAACAGTGTCTTTGCGTGCTAGAGGCGAAAAAAATATGAAAACTTACAGTCTAGATGATTTAAATACATTTTTACAAAAAAATATGGAGGAGAAATAACTAAGTGAAGAAAAATGAATACAGACAAAGGGTCAATAGAATGATCCGTGTGCCAAAAGTGCGTGTTATAGGTCCTGATGGCGATCAATTAGGCGTATTAGATACACAAGAAGCTTTAAGAATTGCTCAAGATAAACAGTTGGATTTAATAGAAATTTCTCCAAAAGCCAGACCTCCAGTATGTAAGATCATGGATTATGGTAAATTTAAGTATCAACAAAAGAAAAAAAATCAAGAAGCCAAGAAAAATCAAAGTGTAATTCAGGTCAAAGAAATTAAAATGCGACCCTCAACGGACTTGCATGACTTCAACTTTAAACTTAAACATATTGAAAAATTTCTAGGTGAAGGCAATAAAGTTAAAGTCACCATTCGGTTTAGGGGGAGAGAAGTGGTCCATTCAGAGCTTGGTTTAACCATGCTCAATAAAATCAGTGAAAACCTTGAAGATAAATGTACCATTGACCAATCACCAAAGCTTGAAGGGCGTAACATGACCATGGTTTTAGGGCCCAAAAAATAACCCAAGTTACATTTTAAAAGAAAAGTAAGAAACAAGCGCA belongs to bacterium and includes:
- the infC gene encoding translation initiation factor IF-3 translates to MKKNEYRQRVNRMIRVPKVRVIGPDGDQLGVLDTQEALRIAQDKQLDLIEISPKARPPVCKIMDYGKFKYQQKKKNQEAKKNQSVIQVKEIKMRPSTDLHDFNFKLKHIEKFLGEGNKVKVTIRFRGREVVHSELGLTMLNKISENLEDKCTIDQSPKLEGRNMTMVLGPKK